CCGCCATCCGTGGAAGATCAATATAAGGCTTGAGCTGTGGCTCTTCGTTTAGAATCAGTGCCCTTTTTGCGATGTTGACCGCCATATCTCCGATTCTCTCCAGATGACCATTGATCTTAATGGCGGTAGCAATAAACCGCAAATCTCTTGCAGCAGGTTGTCTCAAAGCCAGCAGGCGGATGCACTTTTCCTCAATTTCCACATCAAGCTTATTAATCTGATCATCACCGGCAATGACCTCATGTGCCAGATCTGAATTCCTTTCCAGAAGGGATGTCGTGGCATCCTGAATTGCCTTTTCAGCAAGAGCCCCAAGATACAGGAGATTTTCTTTAACCCACTGGAGTTCCCTTTCATAATGCGTACTGGTAAGTTTTTTTTCTTCCATTTCTTAACCAAACCTTCCCGTGATATAGTTTTCTGTTTGTTTCACATCCGGTGCTGTAAAGAGCTTCTCCGTCGGACTATATTCTA
This is a stretch of genomic DNA from Syntrophales bacterium. It encodes these proteins:
- the phoU gene encoding phosphate signaling complex protein PhoU; translated protein: MEEKKLTSTHYERELQWVKENLLYLGALAEKAIQDATTSLLERNSDLAHEVIAGDDQINKLDVEIEEKCIRLLALRQPAARDLRFIATAIKINGHLERIGDMAVNIAKRALILNEEPQLKPYIDLPRMADITRGMIRESLDALINEDCDLANKVRKDDEMVDNLNEQIFRELLTFMIEDPRTIHRAILITQISKNLERVSDHAESIADMVIYMVTGKSVRHQYSVEDSEK